tcaatatttaaatatattatatattacaatATTGTATGGTGGGAAAATTCATTATaagtgttaaattaattttgttttagtatttagttattattaatttaaggtTTAGTTAGATAAATCACTATAcctgttaaattaattttgttttagtgttttaccaattaaaataattcattacataataatattttagggtttaatcgtttaataaattataactcttaagttaatattaatttagggttgcagaattttattatattgtttaatAACTATTTAACCAAAGATACAAAAGCATAATCATCAAGTTGTATAAATTTTGAGTTCATATCATCGTGTATAAATACTTTGCTAttaatgatatgatatgattttctttccgtaaaaaagaaaagttgtataaatttagttttttaataatatatatttaaagaattaTATTACTATTAGCTATATAATGGGTTAATGACTTCtaaataacatgttttaatattaagctatttttatttatttaatattttttaaaaataaaactaaaactaaaaatctatCTAATTCAAACTGTTTtagcttaaatttaaattttaaactaaaaaaagattaaaagatgaATTAAGATAACTAAAGTGGTTACTTACGCTTACATAATACTCACACAACACAAAAGAGTTTATAATGTAATTCGGAAACAAAGAGTGTAttatattaagatttttaaaaaatattttaccataaaaaattgataaattttaaagattatattaagaatattatgacttatcatatttttttattgaacttttgtaatagtttgaattttaatgtcATATCATAAGAATTTGAAggattttaaatgattttacatatttataagACTCGAAAGgattatgtaaattttaaaaaaacacattcaaaattataaaaataattgaaaaaaataataagaaataatgaagtttggataaaaaaaaataaaaccaatatagtttttttttttattttttaatagctaaattaattttagttttatattttcctaTATTAATCCTTTTTGCAATAATATTTTCTCATTcacacttttgaatttgaaaaatagattcaaaattatatgttattttttttattgctacaattattttatgataaattcaATGACATGTTTAAATGGGACACAAGGAAGTGGTGATGGTGAAAAATTTGTAAGAGACCTGTTGAATTATTATGTGTATGACGAAATTAAAAGTGACAATCACGAAAACATTAAGTTGAATAGGTGATGAACATAGTTAGCataagaaaaacataattaactttaatacataaaaaaatattaatttataaaacaaacgCAATAATATAAAGGAAATGagtatatttaacatttttttattccaaaagaatagaaaaaatatacatgatacacacattttaaagaatattaaagaaaaaagaatatatgtgtgatgagaaaaaaaaagttttaaccaatagaaaaaaaagaaatttttttaacaaaatctcaAAAGTTTGAATaagattatttgataaatataaagttctttttaaaaatcgaagttcttcttaaaaataatctattaaaatttatatatttttaaatactaaaatactttatataaattataaaaaattctaattaaatatcACTAGATTTTATTATCGtgttaaaaagatttaaaaatcttaattaaatatgagTGAGACTTAATTAAGATCCTGACTAAATGTCacaggatttaaaaaaaaaaattaaaatcgttTAAAATCCTTTTCCAATATATCCCCAAGGAGTGTGTTTGTTCCACCGTTTTGATGCAtacaacacaacacaaaataAGAGACTTCTCTCATCTATCGTTATAATTTACTTTGATACGAAGCTCTCTCGATCTAATTTTCCGATTAACACTAACAATGACGGATGCAGCTGAAGACGCTACACGACGCCGTAATGCGGTGGCCGAGTACCGCAAGAAACTTCTTCAACACAAGGAATTGGAATCCAGAGTACGATCCGGTTCGTTCCTTTCTCAATCTCACTTCCCTTCCTTCTCATGCTAAATAGCGTCTACATTTCGCTCTTCTTTTCATTCCGAGTACTTTTTCTTATCATCATTATTCCCATTGATTAGGGTTTTGTTGTGAATTCTGCGAATTGCAGTCAGAGAAAATTTGCGTGCCTCGAAGAAAGAGTTCAACAAAACTGAAGATGATTTGAAGTCTCTTCAAAGCGTTGGACAGATCATTGGCGAAGTTCTTAGGCCTCTCGACAATGAACGCTGTAACGATTTATCCTTTTTCGTTTCCTATTTTGAATGATATTTCGCTATTTAATGCAATACTATATACTATAGTAATCATATAATGAGATTATGCACACAGGACTTATGTTTCGTTTTTCAAGTGAAAAATCTGTGCCTGTTGATCCTGGATGATAATGTATAATCTAATTAGTTGATATATCTCTAATCAATAAACTATCTTCTCTGTTGTTTTTGCTTGGATGATGTGAACTTAAGCTTACGTCGATGATTATTGTATGTTTATGTTGTTTCTGTTATCTCTCAGTGATTGTTAAGGCAAGCAGCGGACCTAGGTATGTGGTTGGCTGCCGCAGTAAAGTAGATAAGGAAAAACTGACCGCTGGTACAAGAGTGgttcttgatatgaccacgctAACCATAATGCGAGCTCTTCCACGTGAAGTaagtttttctgtttatttgcttcagatatttatttaatttggtgTTCTTGTTGGGCTATCTGATTTGGTTTCTTTCTGAAAATCATGTCCTAGTTTTTCGTGTCTGATGGTCAATATGATCTATCGCATGTTGACAGGTTGATCCAGTAGTTTACAATATGCTTCATGAGGATCCTGGTAATATCAGTTACTCTGCTGTTGGTGGTTTATCTGATCAGATAAGGGAATTGAGGGAATCAATTGAATTACCTCTGATGAATCCTGAGCTCTTCATTCGAGTTGGAATTAAACCTCCTAAGGTGATTACTTTTCACTGTACTACTTGGTCTTTGGCCTCTATTGTATTTGTTTTGGCAGCATTGTCACCTAAGTATCCACAATTTCTTTTGGTGGATGTGTGTTTAGAGGAGCCATGGTTTATAGTTTTGTATCTGATCGATTTCTTCTCAATTCTTGTCTCCCAGGGTGTTCTCCTTTATGGGCCTCCTGGTACTGGTAAAACATTGTTAGCTAGGGCAATTGCCAGTAACATAGAAGCTAACTTCTTGAAGGTCAGAATTGTTTCATTTCTGAATTCCATTGTGTTTTAAGGTTTTGTTTAATCTCAAATGTAATGTTCCTTATCCTACATGTTGGTGTAGGTTGTTTCAAGTGcaataattgataaatacaTTGGAGAAAGTGCCAGGTTAATTCGAGAAATGTTTGGCTATGCACGTGATCACCAGGTAGATTCTTGAATGAAGTTtctttcatatattaaaatggAATATGGTTCTGAGTCTCCATTTTGTTTGTTAAGCCTTGCATCATTTTTATGGATGAGATCGATGCCATTGGTGGTCGTCGTTTCAGTGAGGGAACAAGTGCTGATCGTGAGATTCAGAGAACACTAATGGAGTTGCTTAATCAACTTGATGGGTTTGATCAACTTGGGAAGGTATATCTTGCTTCGTAACCCCATTTAGTTTGTTTTGAAAACCCATAATCACACTTTACTTTTAGAAACACCTGCTCCCTTTCCTAACAAATTTGAAGGTAAAAAGACTATGttgtatttttaatctcttttttgGTGGGGAAGCTATTGGATGGTGGACCAGTGTGGTAAGCTCGCCGAATAAATGCATTTAATGTATCTTATTTTTCAGGtagtctatatttttttttcagtgtCAAGGTTTACAATTTTTCCTGAAGTATTAAACTTAAGAAGCAATTGCAATCGTGAATGGTAATGTTAACAAATGAATTCTGCACTGACCATTTATCAAGCAAAAGAACGAGTGGCCTTTTTCTAGTAGTAATAATGAAAATAGTTgagctgaaatttgaggaattTTCTCTCTATCAACTGTGTAACATTTAGGTGCAACATGTTTAGTACAGACTTCTTTCACTTATGTGAGATATAATTCACATAAAATGTAAAGCATATCAACCTTCAAACTAATGTGTCTTCTGGATATTTTGGTATTCTCTCTAAAAATGATTGTCCTAGCAAATTCTAATGGTGGGTTGACAACAATTAACAACATTGCTTTCTGAATGGATGTTGTAGGTTAAAATGATAATGGCAACAAACCGTCCTGATGTACTGGATCCTGCTCTTCTGCGTCCTGGAAGATTagatagaaaaatagaaattccATTGCCAAATGAACAATCAAGGATGGAAATTCTTAAGATTCATGCTGCTGGGATTGCTAAGCACGGTGAAATAGATTACGAAGCTGTTGTGAAACTTGCTGAGGTGGGTCCagtttggattagttttgttaGACAGTTGGTGCATGCTTGATGTGTTTTTTGTTGCAAATTGCTCAGGGCTTTAATGGAGCTGATCTTCGAAATGTGTGCACGGAAGCTGGAATGGCAGCAATTCGTGCAGAACGCGATTATGTGATCCATGAAGATTTTATGAAGGTGAGTTCTTTCTTTGAGGAAAGCTATTTTTCTGTGTATCAATTATGTACAAAGGGATTACTCCTCGTTGCTCATAGGCACAACAATTTGACTTCCTTCTTTGGTTCCCAGGCTGTTAGAAAACTGAATGATGCAAAGAAACTTGAATCCAGTGCTCACTACAGTGCTGATTTTGGCAAAGACTAAAGGCTATTATAAAATTCTGAGCCATGGATATCTAGGGTGTTCATCTTTTGAGCCAGAAATACTTCATGCAATTAGGCTAACTCAGACGGTCTCTTTTAGCTATGCCTTGTATTGTCTGACTTATGCAGTTCCATTGGGAAGATGAGCAGTTGAATTATTTGCCTAAActaattgattattattttggttttctttggGATTATGCTCTACAAATTACTGATCTTTGAATTAGAGTTTATGCGTCTCCCCATTTATGGTTGAAGACCGCTGGTTGAGTGACTTTGCGTTGCAAGCTTCAATAAATCTGATTGGTGTTTAATCTAAGCGGCAATAACAAGTTTTATTCATTGGAAGAGGGAAGGGTTACAAGTGATGCTACTGCTGTTATACTAGCTAGCAACACTCTAATCTTGAGTTTGGATTTTAGTTTCACCTTTTCCTTTAATTAACCAAAACTCAATCAAGCTAGCTAAGCTGTTATTATAGCTGTGTGGCCTTTAGCAATCTGAAGTGTTCTTAAGTTGTGAGGTCTAGGAAATATAAAGTGGATCGGATGATtaaggaagaagagaaggagGAGAAATCGAGCCTgttaataaaactaacattttaacaactaatatttgtcaataaaaaaaaaagggaagtctAGCTCCCGGATGAACCAGATTTGTCCACTAGAAATAGTGTAAAATTAATGTACATGTCCAGGTGCACAAACCAATCAAATTCAGCTGTCAAACAGCTTGAAAATTACATTCTCACTGTTGTAATAGCCTATTAGGTACGTCATTTCAGAACCACGTCAGAGTGAATTGGACAATATACAATAGCCAACATGCATTTAACTGATTGAAGTATCCTTGTGTCTCGCTCCTTCTTGATGATTGCCAACTCTATTGTAATTTTGAGTTAGTAGTCCATTTTTCGATGTTGTTCTTTTGGTTAATTTGTGTTTCATCATTCTTACAATTTTGAAGAACCAGAATGCACTTACCAGTTGCAAACCTAATCCCATAGCCTGAAACGATACGATAGAAAGAATTAAACAAAGGGTGAGTGGTTGGtcgaaaatattttagaaaataaaagatggtTTCTCTAAAGAAAAGCAAATTATACCTTTATGAGAAGTGGATAGTTGGCAGATAAAGTTACGTAAGTGAGACATGGTCCGACCACCATCCTAGCAAATGTAAATATGGCAGCAAATAGAATCTGTGCCATTACGTGAAACTCagcttttagttttaattaaataaaaccataagATCCATTTCCAAACATGCTGAGTGATTTAGTTATTCAACTATATTTTTCCTACCCAAATGTAATCAACATATTCTAGGTAGTTTACACACAAAAAGTGTCATATGCAATATGTTATAATTTATCTTAACATTGGACTTCatcttgagtttaatttttaagcaTTTAAAATTATCTAGTATGGTTAGATTTTAGGCTCATCCCTACAAAACTAACTTAGGTGAGGAGCTTCTAAGTTTTATAAACTCTTATTAGACACTATTTCTAGTTAatgtgaaatttaaatttttcttcttctcaatattatgaaaaatagttaataaatcTAAGATAAATTTTAGTATCAGTTAAATTTTAGGCGCAACTCTTCCTGTAAAATCGATTTCTAAGATAACATAtacattaaatttgtaataatttttttttcacgtaTTACGCATAATCATGTGTAATTTGAACTTTTCTCAATATATTCCttcatgtaaaaaataattaggctTGGTAGGTAGACAATATGATAACTAACCTAATAATAGATctagaataaattataatactatTTTAGGAATGAGTTTCCTCATTTTCATTAATGCTTGAATGTATACAAAGAGAAATGTACCCAAGAAAAGGTTACAACCAATTGAGAGACAAGTGTGTATTGTACACAGCTCAGCAGAAAAACAATACTAACACATTCAATTAATATTGGTAGTAAATATCGCAATTATTCAACCGTGTGtagatatattatataatgagttgactttttttttcacttttaatcagATGTACTTTAAGagctaaaaactatttttaacttTAGTGAAACCGAACATTACTTCTTATAGGAAACAGCCAGTCCAAGCAAGGGCGTatgtgttaaataaaaaaaaaaaaaagcgtgGATGAGATAAATGCCGACACTTTAATCACTTCCTTGGCAGTGCCAACAACAATAAAGGCAGACATAAATATTTGGTATGGCCTAGAATAGGGGTTTGGTTATTAAAATAACCacaactaataaataattagattataagtgattataataattataattataatataatataacagttattattttaaaaaatcggtTATATAGTCATTTATGAATATAACTATGTTTATACAAAACCAGTTATATAAttgcttataaataaataaaataagttatttgaaatgattatttctataaaattgattgtgattttataattacttttatataactggttattatataactagttatgattatttttttcaaaactaattttttttgggCACCCCTAGTCTAGACTCTAGAATTTTAATTACTTACATCAGCAGCCAAATTAAGGAGAGTATCTCTGTAACCAAGCTCTTTTAGAAGCTCCCTCAAATGCAAGAATGGGCTTGATATCTCTGTTATCCATATTGTCGCTACCATTTCTGAGCCACACTGCGCACAGATATGGCAAGAAAATCACTAGATAATAATGAAATTCCCGAAACAGAACACATAAAATTAGAGAAATAGTTCCAGCAAAAAAGTTCTAAAAAGGAGGCAAATGGACCATGTTGACAAATTGTGAAAGAACTAACTACTCCAAATTTTTACGAACAATCTAGAGGAccaaatattttaatcaaattgtaTGTCGGATTTTATGAGGAATTCATACTGTGGGTTTTAGATGAGCAAGACTCATTTCTCATTATAATAGAAATAAGAGTTAgatatgtttttgtcttttatttatgaaaatgtgTGATATGTGATcctatttttataaatgatggATCACAAAGAcacaatttttgtataaaaaagaaggaaaacaacacattttcataaatgaaggattaaaaagaaacaatttatttacgaaagactaaaaataaacattactcTATTTACatcaactaaaaacatatttaactataaaaacaatatataacaAACCTTGGAGAAATGATTTAAGTGTTTGATTACCTTTTGATGGGAGAGACCTGCTCCAATTCCAACAATGCTTACCAAATGGTGGACGGTGTTGTCTAGATTCACTCTTTCATCCAATTGACAACAAGCTAGATCATAAATTAGATAAGAAAGGCTCACGGCTAGGACTTGCATCTGCTCAAATCACAGTTCAAGCATTCCACTTTTAGAGTCAAATCCAAAACAATTAAATGAAGTGTGTATTTAGATGAacgttgataaaattgattttgaaatgaggtgatttatatttaaatatttttattataaaatcaaattaaaaataagaattcaaaatcaacacaaaagttACTCAAAATTACTTCTTCTAAACTCACAATCAATTCTCTAAGTGAAATCAAACATGCATTAAAACATACTATAGGTTTCCCTCAAAAGGGCATGGCATGCAGTTAATCCAATACCTGTTTGGGTGAAGATTTTGATCCCACAGGACAGATTGGACACCTCCAATCTTTAACAGAGAGCCAAGCCAACGTTACTGCTAAAGTTGCATGGAGCGTCGACACAACGCGGTTGCAGAAATCAAACGAGCGTTTGGGAAAGATTCTTCTCACTAAGACAAAAGCTGATGTCCATGAAACAACTCCAACAACAATTGTCTTTATAACGTAGTCTTCCATTTCTCTATGCTGCAAAATGTGTGTTTACAATTGAAGTTTCAGCAAATGCCTTACCATATAAGCAAGCAttcactaattaattaaattgacacACATGACACATATGCACAAAAGTATTATATGGTTCAAAATTGAAACCTGTAACTATGAAATGGCACTATAGAGGACCCGAAGAAATACTAAGTTGCATTCCATGTCCCAACTGTCACCAGAATATGGACAGGAATATGCACTTGTCATGAAATTATGACGCAACTACCACATTTATTGTAAGTATGAATGGacagagatgaaaaaaaaacaaaatgttacTATGATAATTAACCAACACCATAAGGGTGGACCAAGACCAATCATAACTGAACGAAGGTGATATTATGCAGAATTGCTGACATGTATGAAAGCAGTGGTTGCAGTTTACTATATTTGGGCTTTCTAGTTTTGTTGGTAAGTTATGTGACCGTACTTTcgcttatttaatttattggtGGAAGGTAAGCACGCGGGGAAGACTTTACATTGAAGCCAGACTAAAGTGAGTTGTTGGTAAGCATGATTTAGCAGatgaaataactataaattCATACTGAATGTGTGAAGCTACAATGAAAGGTTGAAGGAGATTTCTATTAAAAGTTCAGAACATTGGTGATCATCTACACATTAAATcttcatctatttatttattttgcgtAAGGGAgaggttttcattttcttaactGATAAGTGATAACTACACGAGTAATGACACAAATTCTTTATTATTTGAAGGATCTTCCTAATCAGGCCttcattaagaaaataaaacaataaaaaaaacctaaaaaaaaaaatcattccaaacatGATTTTATATTCAATAAAGATATTTCTTGCtttaaatttcttaaccaatattctgattaatctttattttcttttaaacatgtcactgatttctttttatctctcttcCTATCAGATCATAAATCttattatatctatattttttattctctttctagATGCTATATGAGAGTTTGGAGTGTGCATTAAACTTTTTTCTAGATGTTATATGTACTTTTTCACCAAaatgatacaattttttttatttaattatcaaaatgaatagatttttaaaaaattacgaaGAATGGATAAGTGTTTTAAAACACAATTTCATACCAAGGaatcatgttttaaaacatcattttttttaaaggctgAAAAGCAAAGTTATGTTtcaacaaatttcaatttttactaTTAAAGCATTacttcattatattttaaatattattccattactatattaattaattatattttataaaaattatatataaaatattgagaGTTAagtttttggataaaaaatttctcCTTGCATTATTGAtagatttatataattaaatagacgtaacaataattaattaatcctgtcgaaacaaataaataaataatgtttttgaaatattaatgaaaaaacttatacatattaaaaatataaaatcattcaatGCTCCAATTAtccaataatatataaaaataccaattaaataaattttaaagtattttaacacaaaaatgattaaatgtggttatattatgataattgctccttttattttgataattaaaattaacacaaacataaaatatcaa
The genomic region above belongs to Glycine max cultivar Williams 82 chromosome 14, Glycine_max_v4.0, whole genome shotgun sequence and contains:
- the LOC100785863 gene encoding 26S proteasome regulatory subunit 10B homolog A, with amino-acid sequence MTDAAEDATRRRNAVAEYRKKLLQHKELESRVRSVRENLRASKKEFNKTEDDLKSLQSVGQIIGEVLRPLDNERLIVKASSGPRYVVGCRSKVDKEKLTAGTRVVLDMTTLTIMRALPREVDPVVYNMLHEDPGNISYSAVGGLSDQIRELRESIELPLMNPELFIRVGIKPPKGVLLYGPPGTGKTLLARAIASNIEANFLKVVSSAIIDKYIGESARLIREMFGYARDHQPCIIFMDEIDAIGGRRFSEGTSADREIQRTLMELLNQLDGFDQLGKVKMIMATNRPDVLDPALLRPGRLDRKIEIPLPNEQSRMEILKIHAAGIAKHGEIDYEAVVKLAEGFNGADLRNVCTEAGMAAIRAERDYVIHEDFMKAVRKLNDAKKLESSAHYSADFGKD
- the LOC100789395 gene encoding TLC domain-containing protein 5 isoform X2, producing MEDYVIKTIVVGVVSWTSAFVLVRRIFPKRSFDFCNRVVSTLHATLAVTLAWLSVKDWRCPICPVGSKSSPKQMQVLAVSLSYLIYDLACCQLDERVNLDNTVHHLVSIVGIGAGLSHQKCGSEMVATIWITEISSPFLHLRELLKELGYRDTLLNLAADILFAAIFTFARMVVGPCLTYVTLSANYPLLIKAMGLGLQLSWQSSRRSETQGYFNQLNACWLLYIVQFTLTWF
- the LOC100789395 gene encoding TLC domain-containing protein 5 isoform X1 translates to MEDYVIKTIVVGVVSWTSAFVLVRRIFPKRSFDFCNRVVSTLHATLAVTLAWLSVKDWRCPICPVGSKSSPKQMQVLAVSLSYLIYDLACCQLDERVNLDNTVHHLVSIVGIGAGLSHQKCGSEMVATIWITEISSPFLHLRELLKELGYRDTLLNLAADILFAAIFTFARMVVGPCLTYVTLSANYPLLIKAMGLGLQLVSAFWFFKIVRMMKHKLTKRTTSKNGLLTQNYNRVGNHQEGARHKDTSIS